Proteins encoded together in one Dermacentor variabilis isolate Ectoservices chromosome 2, ASM5094787v1, whole genome shotgun sequence window:
- the LOC142571250 gene encoding uncharacterized protein LOC142571250, giving the protein MMNETECIPYVKLFASRQTIESLRVTLMSVLSLVEFLFNQGVGYILTASLNQDPLEPFFELVRSFGGDEDHPTVTKFGQLFRLLSLYMPVKLATKGNCEAGDERVLLSTFQSLGEKRREALVQKRKVKD; this is encoded by the exons ATGATGAACGAGACAGAGTGTATTCCTTATGTCAAGCTGTTTGCATCTAGGCAGACTATAGAGTCCCTGCGTGTAACGCTGATGTCTGTGCTGTCACTTGTTGAGTTTCTCTTCAACCAAGGTGTTGGCTACATTCTGACAGCAAGCCTGAACCAGGATCCACTGGAG CCATTCTTCGAACTTGTCAGGTCCTTCGGAGGAGATGAGGACCATCCAACCGTGACCAAATTCGGCCAGCTCTTCAGACTTCTGTCCCTTTACATGCCTGTTAAGCTTGCCACGAAAGGGAACTGTGAAGCCGGGGATGAACGGGTTCTGCTCAGCACATTTCAGAGCCTTGGAGAGAAGCGCCGTGAAGCActtgtacaaaaaagaaaggttaaagATTAA